In one window of Gorilla gorilla gorilla isolate KB3781 chromosome 2, NHGRI_mGorGor1-v2.1_pri, whole genome shotgun sequence DNA:
- the ABCF3 gene encoding ATP-binding cassette sub-family F member 3 isoform X2: MTLLPCRVCWRVTVCERICYGGSGSSVPRLLLAATRAEGSEAAELAEIYAKLEEIEADKAPARASVILAGLGFTPKMQQQPTREFSGGWRMRLALARALFARPDLLLLDEPTNMLDVRAILWLENYLQTWPSTILVVSHDRNFLNAIATDIIHLHSQRLDGYRGDFETFIKSKQERLLNQQREYEAQQQYRQHIQVFIDRFRYNANRASQVQSKLKMLEKLPELKPVDKESEVVMKFPDGFEKFSPPILQLDEVDFYYDPKHVIFSRLSVSADLESRICVVGENGAGKSTMLKLLLGDLAPVRGIRHAHRNLKIGYFSQHHVEQLDLNVSAVELLARKFPGRPEEEYRHQLGRYGISGELAMRPVASLSGGQKSRVAFAQMTMPCPNFYILDEPTNHLDMETIEALGRALNNFRGGVILVSHDERFIRLVCRELWVCEGGGVTRVEGGFDQYRALLQEQFRREGFL, translated from the exons ATGACACTCCTGCCCTGCAGAGTGTGCTGGAGAGTGACAGTGTGCGAGAGGATTTGCTACGGAGGGAGCGGGAGCTCAGTGCCCAGATTGCTGCTGGCAG CCACAAG GGCGGAGGGCTCTGAAGCTGCAGAGCTGGCAGAAATCTATGCCAAACTGGAGGAGATTGAGGCTGACAAGGCACCTGCCAG GGCATCAGTCATTCTCGCTGGGCTTGGCTTTACCCCTAAAATGCAGCAGCAGCCCACCCG GGAGTTCTCAGGTGGCTGGAGGATGAGGCTGGCCCTGGCCCGGGCCCTCTTTGCTAG GCCAGATCTTCTGCTGTTAGATG AACCTACAAACATGCTGGATGTCAGGGCCATCCTGTGGCTGGAGAATTACCTGCAG ACGTGGCCCTCCACCATCCTAGTCGTCTCCCACGACCGCAACTTCTTGAATGCCATCGCCACAGACATCATCCACCTGCACAGCCAGCGGCTAGATGGTTACCGGGGAGACTTTGAGACCTTCATCAAGAGTAAGCAGGAGCGGCTGCTCAACCAGCAGCGTGAATATGAGGCACAGCAGCAGTATCGCCAGCACATCCAG GTTTTCATTGACCGGTTTCGCTACAATGCCAACAGGGCCTCTCAAGTGCAGAGTAAACTCAAGATGCTGGAGAAGCT GCCTGAGCTGAAGCCTGTGGACAAGGAATCAGAGGTCGTAATGAA GTTCCCTGATGGGTTTGAGAAGTTCTCGCCGCCAATTCTGCAGCTAGATGAGGTGGATTTCTACTACGATCCGAAGCACGTCATCTTCAGTCGCCTCTCTGTGTCTGCTGATCTCGAGTCTCGCATCTGTGTG GTTGGAGAGAATGGGGCTGGGAAGTCTACCATGCTGAAGCTGCTTTTGGGGGACCTGGCACCTGTTCGGGGCATCAGACACGCTCACAG GAATCTGAAGATTGGCTATTTCAGCCAGCACCATGTGGAGCAGCTGGACCTAAACGTCAGTGCTGTGGAACTGCTGGCACGCAAGTTTCCTG GGCGGCCTGAGGAGGAGTACCGTCACCAGCTGGGTCGGTATGGCATCTCCGGAGAACTGGCCATGCGTCCTGTTGCCAGCCTGTCTGGGGGCCAGAAGAGCCGAGTGGCCTTTGCTCAGATGACTATGCCCTG CCCCAACTTCTACATTCTGGATGAACCCACAAACCACCTGGACATGGAGACCATCGAGGCTCTGGGCCGTGCCCTCAACAATTTCAGG GGTGGTGTGATTCTGGTGTCCCACGATGAGCGCTTTATCAGGCTGGTGTGCCGGGAGTTGTGGGTGTGTGAAGGAGGCGGTGTCACCCGTGTGGAAGGAGGATTTGACCAGTACCGCGCCCTCCTCCAGGAACAGTTCCGCCGCGAAGGCTTCCTCTAG
- the AP2M1 gene encoding AP-2 complex subunit mu: MIGGLFIYNHKGEVLISRVYRDDIGRNAVDAFRVNVIHARQQVRSPVTNIARTSFFHVKRSNIWLAAVTKQNVNAAMVFEFLYKMCDVMAAYFGKISEENIKNNFVLIYELLDEILDFGYPQNSETGALKTFITQQGIKSQTKEEQSQITSQVTGQIGWRREGIKYRRNELFLDVLESVNLLMSPQGQVLSAHVSGRVVMKSYLSGMPECKFGMNDKIVIEKQGKGTADETSKSGKQSIAIDDCTFHQCVRLSKFDSERSISFIPPDGEFELMRYRTTKDIILPFRVIPLVREVGRTKLEVKVVIKSNFKPSLLAQKIEVRIPTPLNTSGVQVICMKGKAKYKASENAIVWKIKRMAGMKESQISAEIELLPTNDKKKWARPPISMNFEVPFAPSGLKVRYLKVFEPKLNYSDHDVIKWVRYIGRSGIYETRC, translated from the exons ATGATTGGAGGCTTATTCATCTATAATCACAAGGGGGAGGTGCTCATCTCCCGAGTCTACCGAGATGACATCGG GAGGAACGCAGTGGATGCCTTTCGGGTCAATGTTATCCATGCCCGGCAGCAGGTGCGCAGCCCCGTCACCAACATTGCTCGCACCAGCTTCTTCCACGTTAAGCGGTCCAACATTTGGCTGGCAGCAGTCACCAAGCAGAATGTCAACGCTGCCATGGTCTTCGAATTCCTCTATAAGATGTGTGACGTGATGGCTGCCTACTTTGGCAAGATCAGCGAGGAAAACATCAAGAACAATTTTGTGCTCATATATGAGCTGCTGGATG AGATTCTAGACTTTGGCTACCCACAGAATTCCGAGACAGGCGCGCTGAAAACCTTCATCACGCAACAGGGCATCAAGAGTCAG ACAAAAGAAGAGCAGTCACAGATCACCAGCCAGGTGACTGGGCAGATTGGCTGGCGGCGAGAGGGTATCAAGTATCGCCGGAATGAGCTCTTCCTGGATGTGCTGGAGAGTGTGAACCTGCTTATGTCCCCACAAG GGCAGGTGCTGAGTGCCCATGTGTCGGGCCGGGTGGTGATGAAGAGCTACCTGAGTGGCATGCCTGAATGCAAGTTTGGGATGAATGACAAGATTGTTATTGAAAAGCAGGGCAAAGGCACAGCTGATGAAACAAGCAAGAg CGGGAAGCAATCAATTGCCATTGATGACTGCACCTTCCACCAGTGTGTGCGACTCAGCAAGTTTGACTCTGAACGCAGCATCAGCTTTATCCCGCCAGATGGAGAGTTTGAGCTTATGAG GTATCGCACAACCAAGGACATCATCCTTCCCTTCCGGGTGATCCCGCTAGTGCGAGAAGTGGGACGCACCAAACTGGAGGTCAAGGTGGTCATCAAGTCCAACTTTAAACCCTCACTGCTGGCTCAGAAGATTGAG GTGAGGATCCCAACCCCACTGAACACAAGTGGGGTGCAGGTGATCTGCATGAAGGGGAAGGCCAAGTACAAGGCCAGCGAGAATGCCATCGTGTGGAA GATCAAGCGCATGGCAGGCATGAAGGAATCGCAGATCAGCGCAGAGATTGAGCTTCTGCCTACCAACGACAAGAAGAAATGGGCTCGACCCCCCATTTCCATGAACTTTGAG GTGCCATTCGCGCCCTCTGGCCTCAAGGTGCGCTACTTGAAGGTGTTTGAACCGAAGCTGAACTACAGCGACCATGATGTCATCAAATGGGTGCGCTACATTGGCCGCAGTGGCATTTATGAAACTCGCTGCTAG
- the ABCF3 gene encoding ATP-binding cassette sub-family F member 3 isoform X1 — MATCAEILRSEFPEIDGQVFDYVTGVLHSGSADFESVDDLVEAVGELLQEVSGDSKDDAGIRAVCQRMYNTLRLAEPQSQGNSQVLLDAPIQLSKITENYDCGTKLPGLLKREQSSTVNAKKLEKAEARLKAKQEKRSEKDTLKTSNPLVLEEASASQAGSRKESRLESSGKNKSYDVRIENFDVSFGDRVLLAGADVNLAWGRRYGLVGRNGLGKTTLLKMLATRSLRVPAHISLLHVEQEVAGDDTPALQSVLESDSVREDLLRRERELSAQIAAGRAEGSEAAELAEIYAKLEEIEADKAPARASVILAGLGFTPKMQQQPTREFSGGWRMRLALARALFARPDLLLLDEPTNMLDVRAILWLENYLQTWPSTILVVSHDRNFLNAIATDIIHLHSQRLDGYRGDFETFIKSKQERLLNQQREYEAQQQYRQHIQVFIDRFRYNANRASQVQSKLKMLEKLPELKPVDKESEVVMKFPDGFEKFSPPILQLDEVDFYYDPKHVIFSRLSVSADLESRICVVGENGAGKSTMLKLLLGDLAPVRGIRHAHRNLKIGYFSQHHVEQLDLNVSAVELLARKFPGRPEEEYRHQLGRYGISGELAMRPVASLSGGQKSRVAFAQMTMPCPNFYILDEPTNHLDMETIEALGRALNNFRGGVILVSHDERFIRLVCRELWVCEGGGVTRVEGGFDQYRALLQEQFRREGFL; from the exons ATGGCGACTTGCGCCGAAATCCTGCGGAGCGAGTTCCCCGAAATTGACGGACAAGTCTTCGACTACGTGACCG GCGTCTTGCACAGCGGCAGCGCGGACTTCGAGTCTGTGGATGACCTGGTGGAAGCTGTAGGGGAACTATTGCAAGAGGTGTCCGGGGACAGCAAGGATGACGCGGGCATCAGGGCCGTGTGCCAGCGCATGTACAACACTCTGCGTCT GGCTGAGCCGCAAAGCCAGGGAAATAGCCAGGTGCTACTGGACGCCCCTATCCAGTTGTCAAAGATAACGGAGAACTACG ACTGTGGAACCAAACTTCCAGGACTGCTAAAGAGGGAACAGTCCTCG ACAGTGAATGCAAAGAAGTTAGAGAAGGCCGAGGCTCGACTTAAGGCAAAGCAGGAGAAGCGCTCAGAGAAGGACACGCTCAAGACCAGCAACCCTCT AGTCTTAGAAGAGGCATCAGCCAGCCAGGCAGGCAGCAGAAAGGAGAGTCGGTTGGAATCATCTGGCAAGAACAAATCCTATGATGTGCGAATTGAGAACTTTGATGTGTCTTTTGGCGATAG AGTACTGCTGGCTGGAGCGGATGTGAACCTGGCATGGGGCCGCCGTTACGGGCTGGTGGGGCGGAATGGGTTGGGGAAGACAACGTTACTGAAGATGCTGGCCACCCGGAGTCTGCGGGTTCCAGCCCACATTTCCCTGCTGCACGTTGAGCAAGAGGTTGCTGGAGATGACACTCCTGCCCTGCAGAGTGTGCTGGAGAGTGACAGTGTGCGAGAGGATTTGCTACGGAGGGAGCGGGAGCTCAGTGCCCAGATTGCTGCTGGCAG GGCGGAGGGCTCTGAAGCTGCAGAGCTGGCAGAAATCTATGCCAAACTGGAGGAGATTGAGGCTGACAAGGCACCTGCCAG GGCATCAGTCATTCTCGCTGGGCTTGGCTTTACCCCTAAAATGCAGCAGCAGCCCACCCG GGAGTTCTCAGGTGGCTGGAGGATGAGGCTGGCCCTGGCCCGGGCCCTCTTTGCTAG GCCAGATCTTCTGCTGTTAGATG AACCTACAAACATGCTGGATGTCAGGGCCATCCTGTGGCTGGAGAATTACCTGCAG ACGTGGCCCTCCACCATCCTAGTCGTCTCCCACGACCGCAACTTCTTGAATGCCATCGCCACAGACATCATCCACCTGCACAGCCAGCGGCTAGATGGTTACCGGGGAGACTTTGAGACCTTCATCAAGAGTAAGCAGGAGCGGCTGCTCAACCAGCAGCGTGAATATGAGGCACAGCAGCAGTATCGCCAGCACATCCAG GTTTTCATTGACCGGTTTCGCTACAATGCCAACAGGGCCTCTCAAGTGCAGAGTAAACTCAAGATGCTGGAGAAGCT GCCTGAGCTGAAGCCTGTGGACAAGGAATCAGAGGTCGTAATGAA GTTCCCTGATGGGTTTGAGAAGTTCTCGCCGCCAATTCTGCAGCTAGATGAGGTGGATTTCTACTACGATCCGAAGCACGTCATCTTCAGTCGCCTCTCTGTGTCTGCTGATCTCGAGTCTCGCATCTGTGTG GTTGGAGAGAATGGGGCTGGGAAGTCTACCATGCTGAAGCTGCTTTTGGGGGACCTGGCACCTGTTCGGGGCATCAGACACGCTCACAG GAATCTGAAGATTGGCTATTTCAGCCAGCACCATGTGGAGCAGCTGGACCTAAACGTCAGTGCTGTGGAACTGCTGGCACGCAAGTTTCCTG GGCGGCCTGAGGAGGAGTACCGTCACCAGCTGGGTCGGTATGGCATCTCCGGAGAACTGGCCATGCGTCCTGTTGCCAGCCTGTCTGGGGGCCAGAAGAGCCGAGTGGCCTTTGCTCAGATGACTATGCCCTG CCCCAACTTCTACATTCTGGATGAACCCACAAACCACCTGGACATGGAGACCATCGAGGCTCTGGGCCGTGCCCTCAACAATTTCAGG GGTGGTGTGATTCTGGTGTCCCACGATGAGCGCTTTATCAGGCTGGTGTGCCGGGAGTTGTGGGTGTGTGAAGGAGGCGGTGTCACCCGTGTGGAAGGAGGATTTGACCAGTACCGCGCCCTCCTCCAGGAACAGTTCCGCCGCGAAGGCTTCCTCTAG